Proteins from a single region of Bradyrhizobium diazoefficiens:
- a CDS encoding carboxyl transferase domain-containing protein has product MSFKKLLIANRGEIAIRIARAAADAGIATVAIHPADDALSLHVRVADEAVEIPGRGARAYLDIEAVVKAAKSAGCDAVHPGYGFLSENAAFAKACAHAGIVFVGPKPAALELFGDKVAARQLAKRCGLPIIAGTNGPSSLEEITAFFTSLGSNAAIVIKAMAGGGGRGMRVVENAADLAEAYARCHSEAKAAFGFDGVYAERLIRQARHIEVQIVGDRHGAILHLWERECTVQRRHQKLIEVAPSPSLSDGLRGRIIEAAKQLATAASYDNLGTFEFLVDGTAEDSFAFIEANPRLQVEHTVTEEVLGLDLVRTQLAVAAGSSLASLGLVQGEIPKPRGYAMQLRVNMETLDETGATHPTGGVLAVFEPPSGPGVRVDSFGYAGYKTSAAFDSLLAKVIVHPPGEAWHDVVAKASRALREFRIDGVVTNIAFLQAVLAHPDFRTNRIATDFIDRNIAKLVEAADGAAKPLYFAAAEHGGSHASEAHVAQIVPEGAVMVAAPLQGTIVTIQVKEGEVVRPGQQLAVIESMKMEHLVMAEQGGRVTKLVAGDGVTLLHGEPILYLEPLDVAADASTAEADIDLDHIRPDLAELIARQANTLDANRPASVERRRNTNQRTARENVAQLVDDGSFMEYGSLAIAAQRRRRKLDDLIKNTPADGLVMGIATVNAEKFGGDAARCIVVAYDYTVLAGTQGHMNHKKIDRMLTLAEDWRVPLVFYAEGGGGRPGDTDRLGMTGLDGPSFVQFARLSGLVPVIGVVSGYCFAGNAAMLGCCDVIIATKNASIGMGGPAMIEGGGLGVYHPAEVGPVSFQSPNGVIDILVEDEEEATAVAQKYLSYFQGAVTDWEAADQRLLRRAIPENRLRVYDIRSVIDLVADKESVLELRRDYGVGMITALIRIEGKPFGLIANNPRHLGGAIDADAGDKAARFLQLCDAFDLPIVSLCDTPGFMVGPEAEKTAIVRHVSRMFVIGASLTVPLFGIVLRKGYGLGAQSMIGGGFHASFFTAAWPTGEFGGMGLEGYVRLGFRKEMEAIADPEERETYYRNKVAELYANGKAVSIASVFEIDNVIDPAGTRRWILAGLRSVPKPPARTEKKRPCIDTW; this is encoded by the coding sequence ATGTCGTTCAAAAAGCTCCTGATTGCCAATCGCGGCGAGATCGCCATCCGCATCGCGCGCGCCGCGGCCGACGCCGGCATCGCGACGGTTGCCATCCACCCCGCTGATGACGCGCTGTCGCTACATGTGCGGGTCGCGGATGAGGCGGTCGAAATCCCCGGCCGCGGCGCGCGGGCTTATCTCGACATCGAGGCCGTGGTGAAGGCGGCAAAGAGCGCGGGCTGCGATGCCGTGCATCCCGGCTATGGCTTTCTCAGCGAGAACGCAGCGTTTGCCAAGGCGTGCGCCCATGCCGGCATCGTCTTTGTCGGGCCAAAGCCAGCCGCACTGGAGCTGTTCGGCGACAAGGTGGCGGCACGGCAATTGGCCAAACGCTGCGGCCTGCCGATCATCGCCGGCACCAACGGACCGTCGAGCCTCGAGGAGATCACGGCGTTCTTCACCTCGCTCGGCAGCAATGCGGCGATCGTGATCAAGGCGATGGCCGGCGGCGGCGGCCGCGGCATGCGTGTCGTCGAGAACGCGGCCGATCTCGCGGAAGCCTATGCGCGCTGTCACTCCGAGGCCAAGGCGGCATTCGGCTTCGACGGCGTCTATGCCGAGCGGCTGATCCGACAGGCGCGCCATATCGAGGTGCAGATCGTCGGCGACCGGCACGGCGCAATCTTGCACCTCTGGGAACGTGAATGCACCGTTCAGCGTCGCCATCAGAAGCTGATCGAGGTGGCGCCGAGCCCCTCGCTCAGCGATGGCTTGCGCGGCCGTATCATCGAGGCGGCAAAGCAGCTCGCAACAGCCGCGTCTTACGACAATCTCGGCACCTTCGAATTCCTGGTCGACGGCACCGCCGAAGACAGCTTTGCCTTCATCGAGGCCAATCCGCGGCTCCAGGTCGAGCACACCGTGACGGAAGAGGTGCTCGGCCTCGACCTCGTCCGCACCCAACTGGCGGTCGCCGCAGGTAGCTCGCTGGCCTCGCTCGGGCTTGTGCAAGGCGAGATCCCGAAGCCGCGCGGCTATGCGATGCAGCTTCGCGTCAACATGGAAACGCTGGACGAAACCGGCGCGACGCATCCGACCGGCGGCGTGCTCGCCGTCTTCGAGCCGCCGTCGGGGCCCGGCGTTCGCGTCGATAGTTTTGGCTACGCCGGGTACAAGACCAGCGCGGCGTTCGACTCGCTGCTCGCAAAAGTCATCGTGCACCCGCCGGGTGAGGCCTGGCATGATGTCGTGGCAAAAGCCTCGCGCGCCCTGCGCGAGTTCCGGATCGACGGCGTCGTCACCAACATTGCCTTCCTCCAGGCGGTGCTGGCGCATCCCGATTTCAGGACCAACCGCATCGCGACTGACTTCATCGATCGCAACATCGCCAAGCTCGTCGAGGCGGCGGACGGCGCGGCCAAGCCACTCTACTTTGCGGCGGCTGAGCACGGCGGCTCGCATGCCTCCGAGGCGCATGTTGCGCAGATCGTGCCTGAAGGCGCGGTGATGGTCGCAGCACCCTTGCAAGGGACCATCGTCACCATCCAGGTGAAGGAAGGCGAGGTCGTGCGTCCAGGCCAGCAGCTCGCCGTGATCGAATCCATGAAGATGGAGCATCTGGTCATGGCCGAGCAGGGCGGGCGTGTGACAAAACTCGTCGCCGGCGATGGCGTTACGCTGCTGCACGGCGAGCCGATCCTCTACCTCGAGCCGCTCGATGTCGCAGCCGATGCGTCGACCGCAGAAGCCGACATCGATCTCGATCACATCCGTCCTGACCTCGCCGAGCTGATCGCGCGCCAGGCCAACACGCTCGATGCCAACCGTCCGGCCTCGGTTGAGCGCCGCCGCAACACCAACCAGCGCACCGCGCGCGAGAATGTCGCGCAGCTCGTCGACGACGGCTCGTTCATGGAATATGGCAGCCTGGCCATCGCCGCGCAGCGGCGCCGGCGCAAGCTCGACGATCTCATCAAGAACACGCCGGCCGACGGCCTCGTCATGGGCATTGCCACCGTCAACGCCGAGAAGTTCGGCGGAGATGCCGCGCGCTGCATCGTCGTGGCCTATGACTACACCGTGCTCGCCGGCACGCAGGGCCACATGAACCACAAGAAGATCGATCGCATGCTCACGCTGGCGGAAGACTGGCGCGTGCCGCTGGTGTTTTACGCCGAGGGCGGTGGCGGCCGTCCCGGTGATACCGACCGGCTTGGCATGACCGGCCTCGACGGGCCGTCCTTCGTCCAGTTTGCAAGGTTATCCGGCCTCGTGCCTGTCATTGGTGTCGTCTCCGGTTATTGCTTCGCCGGCAACGCCGCGATGCTCGGCTGCTGCGACGTCATCATCGCCACCAAGAATGCCTCGATCGGCATGGGCGGCCCCGCGATGATCGAGGGCGGCGGGCTCGGCGTCTATCATCCGGCCGAGGTCGGTCCGGTCTCATTCCAGTCGCCGAATGGCGTCATCGACATCCTAGTCGAGGACGAGGAAGAAGCGACAGCAGTCGCGCAAAAATACCTGTCCTATTTTCAGGGCGCGGTAACGGACTGGGAGGCTGCCGACCAGCGCCTGCTCCGCCGCGCCATCCCCGAGAACCGCCTGCGAGTCTACGACATCCGCAGTGTAATCGACCTCGTTGCGGACAAGGAAAGCGTGCTGGAGCTGCGCCGCGACTACGGCGTCGGCATGATCACCGCGCTGATCCGCATCGAAGGCAAGCCGTTCGGCCTGATCGCCAACAATCCGCGCCATCTCGGCGGCGCGATCGATGCAGATGCGGGCGACAAGGCCGCGCGCTTTCTTCAGCTCTGCGATGCGTTCGACCTGCCGATTGTCTCGCTCTGCGACACGCCCGGCTTCATGGTCGGCCCTGAGGCCGAGAAGACTGCAATCGTGCGTCACGTTTCGCGCATGTTCGTCATCGGCGCGAGCCTCACCGTGCCGCTGTTCGGCATCGTACTGCGCAAGGGCTATGGGCTCGGCGCACAGTCGATGATCGGCGGCGGCTTCCACGCCTCCTTCTTCACCGCGGCCTGGCCGACCGGCGAGTTCGGCGGCATGGGGCTCGAAGGCTACGTCCGCCTCGGCTTCCGTAAGGAGATGGAGGCGATCGCCGATCCCGAGGAGCGCGAGACGTATTACCGCAACAAGGTCGCCGAGCTCTACGCCAACGGCAAGGCGGTCTCCATCGCCTCGGTGTTCGAGATCGACAACGTCATCGACCCCGCCGGGACGCGGCGCTGGATCCTGGCAGGGCTCCGCTCGGTGCCGAAGCCCCCGGCGCGGACGGAGAAGAAGCGGCCATGCATCGACACCTGGTGA
- a CDS encoding LLM class flavin-dependent oxidoreductase, protein MEIGYFTMPSHPPECGLKEGHDWDLQVMRWLDELGYQEAWVGEHHTAPWEPNPTPDLLIAQALMQTKNIRIGPGGFLLPYHHPAELANRVAMLDHMSEGRLNFGVAASGLPSDWAMFNVDGMSGQNRDMTREALELILKLWSDPAPFTYKGKFWTVTKPDTMFDFLKPHIKPLQAPHPPIGVAGLSKNSDTLKLAGERGFIPMSLNLNPAYVSSHWDSVEIGAAKTGRKPNRQDWRLVREVFVADTDEEAWRLSTGDMMGRMMSEYFLPLLGHFGFKDYLKHAPDVPDSDVTVEYCAKRNWVVGSPATVAEKIEKIYDEVGGFGVLLVFGFDYKHKAEAWHHSLALLKKEVMPRLKHLGSAKKAA, encoded by the coding sequence ATGGAGATCGGCTATTTCACCATGCCTTCGCATCCGCCGGAGTGCGGGCTGAAGGAAGGACACGACTGGGACCTGCAGGTCATGCGCTGGCTCGACGAGCTTGGCTACCAGGAAGCCTGGGTCGGCGAGCACCACACCGCGCCCTGGGAACCCAACCCCACGCCGGACCTGCTGATTGCGCAAGCGCTGATGCAGACCAAGAACATCCGCATCGGGCCGGGTGGCTTCCTGCTCCCCTATCACCACCCGGCCGAGCTCGCCAACCGCGTCGCGATGCTCGACCACATGTCCGAGGGCCGGCTCAATTTCGGGGTGGCGGCTTCAGGATTACCGAGCGACTGGGCGATGTTCAACGTCGACGGCATGAGCGGGCAGAACCGCGACATGACCCGCGAGGCGCTGGAGCTCATCCTGAAGCTGTGGTCCGATCCCGCGCCCTTCACCTACAAGGGCAAGTTCTGGACGGTGACCAAGCCGGACACGATGTTCGACTTCCTCAAGCCGCACATCAAGCCTCTGCAGGCGCCGCATCCGCCAATTGGCGTTGCCGGACTTTCGAAGAACTCGGACACGCTCAAGCTCGCCGGCGAGCGCGGCTTCATCCCGATGAGCCTCAATCTCAACCCGGCCTATGTCTCGAGCCATTGGGACTCGGTGGAGATCGGCGCCGCCAAGACCGGGCGCAAGCCGAACCGTCAGGACTGGCGTCTGGTGCGCGAGGTGTTCGTTGCCGACACCGATGAGGAGGCGTGGAGGCTCTCGACCGGCGACATGATGGGCCGGATGATGAGCGAATACTTCCTGCCGCTGCTCGGCCATTTCGGCTTCAAGGATTATCTGAAGCACGCCCCCGACGTGCCCGATAGCGACGTCACCGTTGAATATTGCGCCAAGCGGAACTGGGTCGTCGGCTCGCCGGCGACCGTCGCCGAGAAGATCGAGAAGATCTATGACGAGGTCGGCGGCTTCGGCGTGCTCTTGGTGTTCGGCTTCGACTACAAGCACAAGGCTGAGGCCTGGCACCACTCGCTCGCGCTGCTCAAGAAGGAGGTGATGCCGCGCCTGAAGCATCTCGGCTCCGCGAAGAAGGCAGCTTGA
- a CDS encoding AMP-binding protein, which translates to MSAALNEKDYLATLYGLWEKAWPKGMPRSPNYLHGEVPLTEYLRAWAKRSPTRPAVIFYGHVTTYAELDQQSDRFAALLQAKGVRKGDRVAVFLPNCPQFHIVFFGILKLGAVHVPVSPLSRAFELSYELNDTKAEVIVALDQLIPVVEQVRGEVSLREIIVTSFADVVPATPAFPAPDSIRAPRVAVPGATDLLPALATMPAPMPLPQPGLDEVAALNYTGGTTGMPKGCVHTHRDMVYTAAANYGVSVLSDESSVFLSFFPEFWIAGENFGLIFPLFSGGTLVLLARWDAVGAMAAIDKYKVTITAMPVDGAVELMDHPRWSEFDLSSLKQVRVVSFVKKLNADYRKRWKDLTGTILMEAAWGMTETHTSNTFTAGFQDDDFDLNNQPIFVGLPVPGAEFKITDFETGELLPLGAEGEIRVRTPSLLKSYWNKPEATAASLIDGWLRTGDIGAIDKDGFLHFLGRRKEMLKVKGMSVFPPEIEALLGQHPKVLGSGVVGRDDPDKGQVPVAYIQLKPEAVGTISADDLRAWCAERMAVYKVPEVRMIDALPLTATGKVKKQDLNPNQPVAV; encoded by the coding sequence ATGAGTGCAGCCCTGAATGAAAAGGACTACCTCGCCACCTTGTACGGGCTGTGGGAGAAGGCCTGGCCCAAGGGCATGCCGCGCTCGCCGAACTATCTGCATGGCGAAGTTCCCTTGACGGAATATCTGCGCGCTTGGGCGAAGCGCAGCCCCACGCGACCTGCAGTGATCTTTTACGGGCACGTCACGACCTATGCGGAGCTCGACCAGCAGTCCGACCGCTTTGCGGCGCTGCTGCAGGCGAAGGGCGTGCGCAAGGGCGATCGCGTCGCCGTGTTCTTGCCGAATTGTCCACAATTTCACATCGTGTTCTTCGGCATCTTGAAGCTCGGCGCGGTCCACGTCCCCGTAAGCCCGCTGTCGCGCGCGTTCGAGCTTTCATATGAGCTGAATGACACGAAGGCCGAGGTGATCGTGGCGCTCGACCAGCTCATTCCCGTGGTCGAGCAGGTCAGGGGCGAGGTGAGCCTGCGCGAAATCATCGTCACCAGCTTTGCCGACGTCGTGCCGGCAACGCCGGCATTCCCGGCGCCGGACTCAATCCGCGCGCCGCGCGTCGCGGTCCCGGGCGCGACCGATCTGCTGCCGGCGCTCGCCACGATGCCCGCACCGATGCCGCTGCCTCAGCCGGGCCTCGATGAGGTCGCCGCGCTCAACTACACCGGCGGCACCACCGGCATGCCCAAAGGCTGCGTCCATACCCATCGCGACATGGTCTATACGGCCGCCGCCAATTACGGCGTCTCGGTCCTGTCGGACGAGAGCAGCGTGTTCCTGTCGTTCTTTCCCGAGTTCTGGATCGCGGGAGAAAACTTCGGCCTGATCTTCCCGCTGTTCTCCGGCGGGACGCTCGTGTTGCTGGCGCGCTGGGATGCCGTCGGCGCGATGGCCGCGATCGACAAGTACAAGGTCACGATCACGGCGATGCCGGTCGATGGCGCGGTCGAACTGATGGACCATCCGCGCTGGAGCGAGTTCGACCTGTCGTCGCTGAAGCAGGTCCGCGTGGTGTCCTTCGTCAAGAAGCTCAACGCCGACTATCGCAAGCGCTGGAAGGATCTCACCGGCACGATCCTGATGGAGGCGGCCTGGGGCATGACGGAAACCCACACCTCCAACACATTCACGGCCGGCTTCCAGGACGACGATTTCGATCTCAACAATCAGCCGATCTTCGTCGGCCTGCCGGTCCCCGGCGCCGAGTTCAAGATCACCGATTTCGAGACCGGCGAACTGTTGCCGCTCGGCGCGGAAGGCGAGATCCGGGTGCGGACGCCGTCGCTGCTCAAGAGCTACTGGAACAAGCCCGAGGCGACCGCGGCGTCGCTGATCGACGGCTGGCTGCGCACCGGCGATATCGGCGCCATCGACAAGGACGGCTTCCTGCACTTCCTCGGCCGCCGCAAGGAGATGCTGAAGGTCAAGGGCATGAGCGTGTTTCCGCCGGAGATCGAGGCGCTGCTGGGGCAGCATCCGAAGGTGCTGGGCTCCGGCGTGGTCGGGCGCGACGATCCTGACAAAGGGCAGGTGCCGGTCGCCTATATCCAGCTCAAGCCGGAGGCGGTCGGCACCATCTCGGCGGACGATCTGCGCGCTTGGTGTGCCGAACGCATGGCCGTCTACAAGGTCCCGGAGGTGCGCATGATTGATGCACTGCCTTTGACGGCCACGGGCAAAGTGAAGAAGCAGGATCTCAACCCGAACCAGCCCGTTGCAGTCTGA
- a CDS encoding 2-dehydro-3-deoxygalactonokinase produces MTEPAFVAVDWGTSSFRIWLVDRTGQVLAERRTDEGMLAAAKSGFAGVLQSHLAAVAAPHHLPVLVCGMAGAKTGWVEAGYVDTPAPLSAVLKQAARVPGEARDIRILPGIAQRDVRAPDVMRGEETQLLGALGLDAAGEALVCMPGTHSKWVGVKNGTVAHFSTFMTGELFSVVSRETILSLAVAGADDVEDVASFKSAVKAAYKAPAFAANLLFGARSRQLLFGGSPAAARETLSGTLIGVELAAGLSGSVPEAGVTLIASGRLAMLYRQAFGALGANVNPIDADEAVRRGLSMAAAAIWTR; encoded by the coding sequence ATGACCGAACCCGCTTTTGTCGCGGTGGACTGGGGCACCAGCAGCTTCCGGATCTGGCTGGTCGATCGCACAGGCCAGGTGCTGGCCGAACGCCGCACCGATGAGGGCATGCTGGCGGCGGCCAAGTCTGGCTTCGCCGGCGTGCTGCAATCGCACCTTGCCGCGGTCGCCGCGCCGCATCATCTGCCGGTGCTCGTTTGCGGCATGGCCGGCGCCAAGACCGGCTGGGTGGAGGCCGGCTATGTCGACACGCCGGCGCCATTGTCGGCGGTCTTGAAACAGGCGGCACGCGTGCCGGGCGAGGCGCGCGACATCCGCATCCTGCCCGGCATCGCCCAGCGCGACGTCAGGGCGCCGGACGTGATGCGCGGCGAGGAGACGCAATTGCTCGGCGCGCTCGGCCTCGATGCCGCGGGCGAGGCGCTGGTCTGCATGCCCGGCACGCATTCGAAATGGGTGGGAGTGAAGAACGGCACCGTTGCGCATTTCTCCACCTTCATGACCGGCGAGCTCTTCAGCGTCGTCTCGCGCGAGACGATTTTGTCGCTCGCGGTCGCCGGCGCCGACGATGTCGAAGATGTCGCGAGCTTCAAGTCGGCGGTCAAAGCCGCCTACAAGGCGCCGGCCTTCGCCGCCAATTTGCTGTTCGGCGCGCGGTCGCGCCAGCTGCTGTTCGGCGGCTCGCCGGCCGCGGCGCGCGAGACACTGTCGGGCACGCTGATTGGTGTCGAGCTCGCGGCAGGCCTTTCCGGCAGCGTGCCAGAAGCCGGCGTCACGCTGATTGCCTCGGGGCGGCTGGCGATGTTGTACCGGCAGGCCTTCGGCGCGCTGGGGGCTAACGTGAACCCGATTGATGCCGATGAAGCAGTGCGCCGCGGCCTGTCGATGGCCGCGGCAGCGATCTGGACGAGATGA
- a CDS encoding flavin reductase family protein — translation MSVDAKDFKQAMRQCAGAVALVTVGAEHGKRTGLTVTSACSLSDNPPSLIVCVNRNASAHARIREEGAFAINFLHEDHALLALTFSGQKGVNGDDRFAVGQWTRGATGAPVLTDAVAAFDCVLAQEFETRTHSIFLGAVRSALHSDGAKPLVYLRSSFHTPHEIRETVSVGDLDSRHLSWTDFS, via the coding sequence GTGAGCGTCGACGCCAAGGATTTCAAGCAGGCGATGCGCCAATGCGCCGGCGCGGTTGCCTTGGTCACGGTCGGTGCCGAGCACGGCAAGCGCACCGGGCTGACGGTGACATCGGCCTGTTCGCTATCAGACAATCCGCCCTCGCTAATCGTCTGCGTGAACCGTAACGCCAGCGCGCACGCGCGCATCCGCGAGGAAGGCGCCTTCGCGATCAACTTCCTGCACGAGGATCACGCGCTGCTGGCGCTGACCTTCAGCGGCCAGAAGGGCGTCAACGGCGACGACCGCTTTGCCGTCGGGCAGTGGACGCGCGGGGCGACTGGTGCGCCGGTGCTGACGGATGCGGTCGCCGCGTTCGATTGCGTGCTGGCGCAGGAATTCGAGACCAGGACGCATTCGATCTTCCTCGGCGCGGTGCGTAGCGCGTTGCATTCCGACGGAGCCAAGCCGCTTGTCTATCTGCGCAGCAGCTTCCACACACCGCACGAAATCCGCGAAACCGTTTCAGTCGGCGACCTCGATTCGCGGCACCTGAGCTGGACCGATTTTTCGTAA
- a CDS encoding sigma-54-dependent Fis family transcriptional regulator, which translates to MASLSASNHVARVLSVANHVADVDASSRIENSWRRCLISHKLDPARQGPPKTLTQTEIRHVAAPMEETIRVLTPELDDLSRVLRDAGYCVNLADANATMLFSRLPGEADAKMFMDWKIYTGSNFAETFEGTNGLGTALAEQKPILVHRDEHFRAQWHMFSCAVAPLFDQAGRLAGAVNITSCREDIERTAHQLALAVTMEATRRMEGAIFRDHFRNAWIATVPDNGGSGLLAYDDDRRIVGACRSARALLGLTDGLIASGIDLSRYIKLDHPRNTDEIVELRRADGRPLGQSQIAPPQRARCSTLHRDASADHLDALHRLAGRDPGLVKSVKRLRSIGDHNLPVLLHGETGVGKDVFARAIHAASNRARNNYVALNCAAMPESLIDAELFGYEAGAFTGARRDGSKGLIVQADGGTLFLDEIGDMPIALQTRLLRVLENREVWPLGSLKPVPVDIRLISATHRDLGRMAEEGAFRADLYFRLRGMEVRLPPLRDRADRDDIIRQVASEEAPNCRLSPQAWAQLSAYPYPGNMRQLRHVLRLAGCTAEDGVITDADLDLPPFGGRTAETDLEAAERAMIIEALCKHGGRVTEAARTLKLSRATLYRKIKQLKIETAQ; encoded by the coding sequence ATGGCCAGCCTTTCGGCCTCGAACCATGTCGCCCGTGTCTTGTCCGTGGCCAATCATGTGGCCGACGTCGACGCCTCGTCACGTATCGAAAACTCCTGGCGGCGCTGCCTGATCAGCCACAAGCTCGATCCTGCCCGGCAGGGCCCGCCGAAAACGCTCACCCAGACTGAAATCCGTCACGTCGCCGCGCCGATGGAAGAGACCATCCGGGTGCTCACGCCCGAGCTCGATGATCTCTCCCGCGTGCTGCGCGATGCCGGCTATTGCGTTAATCTGGCTGATGCGAACGCGACCATGCTGTTCAGCCGTCTGCCGGGCGAAGCCGACGCAAAGATGTTTATGGACTGGAAGATCTATACCGGTTCGAATTTTGCGGAGACTTTTGAAGGCACCAACGGCCTCGGCACCGCGCTCGCCGAGCAGAAGCCGATCCTGGTACATCGCGACGAGCATTTTCGTGCGCAATGGCACATGTTCTCCTGCGCCGTGGCGCCGCTGTTCGACCAGGCCGGGCGTCTCGCCGGCGCGGTCAACATCACCTCATGCCGCGAGGATATCGAACGGACCGCGCACCAGCTCGCGCTGGCGGTGACGATGGAAGCGACGCGGCGCATGGAGGGCGCAATCTTCCGTGATCATTTCCGCAACGCCTGGATCGCCACCGTGCCTGATAACGGCGGCAGCGGCCTGCTCGCCTATGACGACGACCGCCGTATCGTCGGCGCCTGCCGCTCGGCGCGTGCGCTTCTGGGCCTTACCGACGGCCTGATCGCCTCCGGCATCGATCTGTCGCGCTACATCAAGCTCGACCATCCGCGCAACACGGACGAGATCGTCGAGCTGCGCCGCGCCGATGGCCGTCCACTCGGACAGAGCCAGATTGCCCCGCCGCAGCGCGCAAGATGCTCCACGTTACACCGTGATGCATCTGCCGATCACCTCGACGCGCTGCACCGCCTTGCCGGCCGCGATCCCGGCCTGGTCAAGAGCGTGAAGCGGCTGAGGAGCATTGGCGATCACAATCTGCCGGTGCTGCTACATGGCGAGACAGGCGTCGGCAAGGACGTGTTCGCACGCGCCATTCACGCGGCCAGCAACCGCGCGCGCAACAACTATGTCGCGCTGAATTGCGCGGCAATGCCGGAAAGCCTGATCGATGCCGAACTGTTCGGCTACGAGGCCGGCGCCTTCACCGGCGCGCGGCGCGACGGCTCGAAAGGCCTGATCGTGCAGGCTGACGGCGGCACGCTGTTCCTCGACGAGATCGGCGACATGCCGATCGCGCTGCAGACGCGCCTTCTGCGCGTGCTGGAGAATCGCGAGGTCTGGCCGCTCGGTTCGCTCAAGCCGGTGCCGGTCGATATCCGCCTGATCAGCGCCACCCACCGCGATCTCGGCCGCATGGCGGAGGAGGGCGCCTTCCGCGCCGACCTCTATTTCCGCCTGCGCGGCATGGAGGTGCGGCTGCCGCCCTTACGCGATCGCGCCGACCGTGACGATATCATCCGCCAGGTCGCGAGCGAGGAGGCCCCGAACTGCCGCCTCTCGCCGCAAGCCTGGGCGCAGCTCTCGGCCTATCCCTATCCCGGCAACATGCGTCAGCTCCGCCACGTGTTGCGGCTCGCCGGCTGCACGGCGGAGGATGGGGTGATCACCGATGCCGATCTCGATCTGCCGCCGTTCGGCGGGAGGACCGCGGAGACGGATCTCGAAGCGGCCGAGCGTGCCATGATCATCGAAGCACTCTGCAAGCACGGCGGCCGCGTCACCGAAGCCGCGCGAACCCTGAAGCTCAGCCGCGCGACTCTGTATCGGAAGATCAAGCAGCTGAAAATCGAGACCGCGCAGTAG